One Desulfallas thermosapovorans DSM 6562 DNA segment encodes these proteins:
- a CDS encoding DUF3656 domain-containing U32 family peptidase, with amino-acid sequence MKKPELLAPAGNWEALVAAVQNGADAVYLGGKQFNARRSADNFDDVALARAVEYAHVRGVKIYVTVNILLADTELKEAVRFLHTVYNTGADAVIVQDLGLIRLARRVIPELELHASTQMTAHNVPGALFLRDAGIKRVVLARELDLKSVRAIREKAGVQVETFVHGALCVCYSGQCLMSSMIGGRSGNRGRCAQPCRLEYRLVDGKGKPVADYEKVGDYLLSPRDLNTSGHIPELIKAGIDSFKIEGRMRRPEYVATVTRIYRTLIDRASRGEEYNVTGEEIGQLAQIFNRDFTTGYFFGVPGRDMMSYKRPNNRGVRLGRVRSYNRETGRAEIELEAPLRVGDGIEVWVTRGGRVGIQVSQIFTGGRKTLCAESGTVVVLELKGHIRPGDRVFKTHDVQLMENAVKTFSSSRETRRIPVDFKVQARVSEPMVLEATDPQGVTVRATTRAAAEEAQKRPLTREFLAGQLDRLGNTPFGLNKLTCELGDNVMVPVREINDVRRRVVEKLSAARAALRKPEPLSEDVVERKLSAVMDEEIERAGSSFPVLAVAVGGAAEVRAAVKGGAGLVYFSGDRFRSRGNVTASEVIKARRYCSEAGVKFYLTTPRIAHDREIEQYLPFFKSLLEAEPDGIMAASCGWLPVLRQLTGLPLATDFALNVFNRQSALFLMEHGVSRVTLSTELTGEQIKQLAGSAPLETEVIVHGALPLMVSRYCAVGSVLGGKGENSNCSGQCRGNTFGLLDRKGVIFPVEMDQHCLMHIYNSRELCLLDTLPYLVQAGPAVLRIEARRENEFYVARTVKTYRQVLDGLRKFPDRLPDLQAIMEKLVEGGPGFTRGHYYRGIMD; translated from the coding sequence TATATTGTTGGCGGACACTGAATTAAAGGAAGCCGTTCGTTTTTTACACACTGTTTACAACACGGGGGCCGATGCCGTCATTGTACAGGACCTCGGGCTGATTCGGCTGGCCCGGCGGGTAATACCGGAACTGGAATTGCACGCCAGCACCCAGATGACGGCGCATAATGTGCCGGGGGCGCTATTTTTGCGGGATGCGGGCATTAAACGTGTTGTGCTGGCCAGGGAACTGGATCTGAAGTCGGTGCGGGCAATACGTGAAAAGGCCGGTGTCCAGGTGGAAACATTCGTCCACGGTGCCCTTTGCGTATGCTATTCCGGACAGTGCCTGATGTCCAGCATGATTGGTGGGCGCAGCGGCAACCGGGGCCGCTGTGCCCAGCCTTGCCGGCTGGAATACCGGCTGGTGGATGGTAAAGGAAAGCCGGTGGCAGATTACGAAAAAGTGGGGGACTACCTGCTCAGCCCGCGGGACTTGAATACCAGCGGGCATATTCCTGAATTAATTAAAGCGGGCATTGATTCCTTTAAAATAGAGGGTAGAATGCGGCGTCCCGAATATGTAGCCACGGTGACCAGAATATACCGGACTTTGATTGACCGGGCCTCACGGGGAGAAGAATATAACGTCACCGGTGAGGAGATCGGTCAACTGGCCCAGATTTTCAACCGTGACTTTACCACGGGCTATTTTTTTGGTGTGCCGGGCCGGGATATGATGAGTTATAAACGCCCCAACAACCGGGGTGTCAGGCTGGGCCGGGTGCGCTCGTACAACCGGGAGACCGGAAGGGCTGAAATAGAGTTGGAAGCCCCTTTGAGGGTGGGCGACGGTATAGAAGTATGGGTGACCAGGGGAGGCCGGGTGGGCATCCAGGTAAGTCAAATTTTCACCGGCGGGCGGAAAACCCTTTGCGCCGAATCTGGCACAGTTGTGGTGCTGGAACTGAAGGGACATATCCGTCCCGGAGACCGGGTATTTAAAACCCATGATGTGCAGTTAATGGAAAACGCCGTCAAGACTTTCTCTTCCAGCCGGGAAACACGGCGTATACCGGTGGATTTTAAAGTGCAGGCGCGAGTAAGCGAGCCAATGGTACTGGAGGCAACCGACCCACAGGGGGTGACAGTCCGGGCCACTACCCGGGCGGCGGCCGAGGAGGCCCAAAAGAGACCGCTGACCAGGGAGTTTTTAGCCGGGCAGTTGGACCGGCTGGGCAATACCCCCTTCGGGCTTAACAAATTGACCTGTGAGCTGGGGGATAATGTGATGGTCCCGGTCCGGGAAATAAACGATGTGCGCCGGCGAGTGGTGGAAAAGCTGTCGGCGGCCCGGGCAGCGCTGCGTAAGCCGGAACCGCTATCTGAGGACGTTGTTGAACGCAAGCTATCGGCTGTAATGGATGAAGAAATCGAAAGGGCCGGGTCCTCATTCCCGGTGCTGGCCGTGGCGGTGGGCGGTGCGGCAGAAGTGCGGGCTGCGGTTAAAGGTGGTGCCGGGCTGGTTTATTTCAGCGGCGACCGCTTTAGAAGCAGGGGCAATGTAACTGCGTCCGAGGTTATTAAGGCCAGGCGCTATTGCAGCGAGGCAGGGGTCAAATTCTATCTTACCACCCCGCGCATTGCCCATGACCGGGAGATTGAACAGTATTTGCCGTTCTTTAAATCCCTACTGGAAGCGGAGCCTGATGGTATAATGGCGGCGTCATGCGGCTGGCTGCCGGTACTGCGCCAGTTGACCGGTTTACCCCTGGCTACGGATTTCGCTTTGAATGTGTTCAACCGCCAGAGTGCGTTGTTTTTAATGGAACACGGGGTTAGCCGGGTTACCCTGTCCACTGAACTTACCGGAGAACAAATCAAGCAACTGGCCGGCAGCGCCCCGCTGGAAACCGAGGTTATCGTGCACGGCGCGCTGCCGTTGATGGTATCCCGCTATTGCGCCGTGGGCAGCGTGCTGGGCGGCAAAGGAGAAAACAGCAACTGTTCCGGGCAGTGCCGCGGTAACACCTTTGGGCTTTTGGACCGCAAAGGGGTGATTTTCCCCGTGGAGATGGATCAGCACTGCTTGATGCATATATATAATTCCAGGGAACTGTGCCTGTTGGATACCCTTCCCTACCTGGTCCAGGCCGGGCCCGCCGTGCTGAGAATTGAAGCCCGCCGGGAAAACGAATTTTACGTGGCGCGCACAGTCAAAACCTACCGTCAGGTTTTGGACGGATTGCGCAAATTCCCCGACCGGTTGCCCGATCTGCAGGCCATTATGGAGAAATTGGTGGAAGGGGGACCTGGTTTCACCCGCGGGCATTATTACAGGGGGATAATGGATTAG